A single genomic interval of Ictalurus furcatus strain D&B chromosome 20, Billie_1.0, whole genome shotgun sequence harbors:
- the abhd17aa gene encoding abhydrolase domain containing 17A, depalmitoylase a, protein MNGLSVSELCGLFCCPPCPSRIAAKLAFLPPEPTYTLLPEIDSPPTITSNQSASGLRSRLSRRGGGGDRGGEGRWKLHLSERAEFQYSQRELDRTEVFLTRSSRGNKVGCMYIRCAPTARYTVLFSHGNAVDLGQMSSFYIGLGTRINCNIFSYDYSGYGASTGKPSEKNLYADIDAAWHALRTRYGISPENIILYGQSIGTVPTVDLASRYECAAVVLHSPLTSGMRVAFPDTKKTYCFDAFPNIEKVSKITSPVLIIHGTEDEVIDFSHGLALFERCPKAVEPLWVEGAGHNDIELYSQYLERLRRFISQELTAQYA, encoded by the exons ATGAACGGATTGTCGGTCAGCGAGCTGTGCGGCCTTTTCTGCTGCCCTCCTTGCCCGAGTCGGATTGCAGCAAAACTGGCCTTCCTACCCCCAGAGCCCACTTACACTTTACTGCCTGAAATAGACTCGCCCCCGACCATAACCTCAAACCAGAGCGCCTCGGGCCTGCGTTCTCGGCTGAGTCggagaggtggaggaggagacCGAGGTGGAGAGGGCAGGTGGAAGCTCCATCTCTCAGAGCGAGCCGAGTTCCAGTACTCCCAAAGAGAGCTGGACAGGACAGAAGTCTTCCTGACTCGCTCTAGTCGTGGGAACAAAGTGGGATGCATGTACATCCGCTGTGCCCCCACAGCCAG GTACACGGTGCTGTTCTCCCATGGTAATGCTGTGGATCTGGGTCAGATGAGTAGCTTCTACATTGGCCTGGGCACACGCATCAACTGCAACATCTTCTCCTATGACTACTCGGGTTATGGAGCCAGTACGGGGAAGCCGTCTGAGAAGAACCTCTATGCTGACATAGATGCCGCCTGGCATGCGCTGCGCACCAG ATATGGGATCAGTCCCGAGAACATCATCCTTTATGGCCAGAGTATTGGCACGGTGCCCACGGTGGACCTGGCGTCGCGGTATGAGTGTGCTGCCGTGGTCCTCCACTCCCCCCTCACCTCGGGTATGAGAGTGGCCTTCCCTGACACCAAGAAGACCTACTGCTTTGACGCCTTTCCAAA CATCGAGAAGGTGTCAAAGATCACATCTCCAGTGCTAATCATCCATGGCACCGAGGATGAGGTGATTGATTTCTCGCACGGCCTTGCCCTGTTCGAGCGCTGCCCCAAGGCTGTGGAGCCGCTGTGGGTGGAGGGAGCCGGCCACAACGATATCGAGCTCTACAGCCAGTACCTGGAGCGCCTGCGCCGCTTCATCAGCCAGGAACTGACCGCCCAGTATGCCTGA